The Streptomyces sp. NBC_00162 sequence CCCGCACCTGCGGGTCGGTGGCGGCCGCGCCTCCCGCCCGGCGGGTCGCGCCGAAGGCGACCAGCTGGGCGTTCTTGAAGTCGATCTCGGCGCGGGCGCGGGCGAAGAACTCGGTGTCGCGGGGGTTGGCGCCGGGCCAGCCGCCCTCAATGAAGCCCACCCCGAAGTCGTCCAGGTGCCGGGCGATCGTGAGCTTGTCGGCGACCGTGAGGTTGATGCCTTCGCGCTGGGCGCCGTCGCGCAGCGTGGTGTCGAAGACATGGAAGCTGTCGTCCAGGTCCCCTGAGCGCACAGTTGCCGCCTCTGGTGTCGTCGTCATGCTGATCTGACTCCTGTCGGATGAGTGGTTCCGGATGCCCGGGGGTCCACTGCCCCCATCATCGCGCGCGGTCCGGCCCCGGCAGGGATGGGCCGGGAAACGAAAAAACCCCTCGCGGGTAGCGAGAGGTCTGCGCGCGGGTCCGAGGCACGGTGGCCGCTTCCGCGAAGTTCTTCCGCGGTTCAGCGGCCACTGGGGACCGGCGCGCTGCTGGCGATAATCATGAGCTGAGCAGGCACACCCGCAGCTTGCCATATCACCTGCGGCCCGCGGACACGTATCTCAGCATGCGGGCAGCGGTCGGGCGGACGGCTGCCGCCCGGGCCGGCCCCGGGCTCAGGCCTGTGCCCGGGGCGTCTCCCGCGGGGAGAGGGTCTCCGTCAGGAACTCGCGTACGTGGTCCAGGATCGCCTCCCGGTCCATCGAGGGCAGGCCCACCGCCAGCTGGATGCTGAACCCGTCGAGCAGGGCCCGGATGCGGGCCGCCACGCGGTCGGGGTCCACCGGGCGGAACTCGCCGCGCGAGATGCCCTCCGCGAGCAGCGCCACCAGATCGCGGTGCCAGGCGCCCTCGATGGCGGCCTGGCGGTCGCGTTCCTGGGGGCCGGCGTTCTGTGAGCGGTTCCAGACCTCCAGCCACAGCGTCCAGTGCGGGTCGCGGGGCTGCGTGGGCACGTAGAGGTCGACGTACGCCCGCAGGCGCTCGCTCACCGGGCCGCGGCGGGAGAGGAGCGCCCGCCGCTCGGTGCCCAGTTCCGCCTCGCTCCACTCCAGGGTCTGCAGCAGGAGCTCGTCCTTGCTGCGGAAGTAGTAGAGGAGGTGGCCGCTGCTCATGCCGACCTCACGGCCCAGACCGGCCATGGTCAGGCCTTCCAGGCCGCGTTCGGCGATCGTGGCCATGGCGGCGACGAGTACGTCCTCGCGCGGGGGCGCGTTCTTGCGCGCCGCCCGTACCGGTACTGCACCCGCCGCCATGGCCCACTCCTCGTCGCTCCGTTGCCGGTCCCGGTCCTCAGACCTTCGGCTGCTGCTGGGTGATGCAGTGGATTCCGCCACCCCCGGCGAAAATCGTACGTGCGTCAACGAGTGTCACGGTCCGCTCGGGGAACAGTCCGCGGAAGATCTCGGCGGCCTCCTCGTCGCGCGGGTCGTCGAAGGAGCACAGCACGACACCGCCGTTGCACAGGTAGTGGTTGATGTAGGAGTAGTCCACCCACTCCCCGTCCTCCTCCAGCACGGTCGGCGCCGGGATCTCCACGACCTCCAGCTGCCGGCCCTGCGCGTCGGTGGACGCCCGCAGGATGGCGGCGATGGTCTTGCAGCGCTCGTGGTCCGGGTGGGCCGGGTCGGGCTGGGTGTGCACCATGACCACGCCGGGGCGGGCGAAGGCGGCGACGATGTCCACGTGGCCCTGGGTGCCGTAGGTGCCGTAGTCACCGGCCAGGCCGTACGGGAGCCAGATCGCCTTGGTGGTGCCGAGGTGGGCGTGGATCTCGGCCTCGACCTGCTGGCGGGACCAGCCGGGGTTGCGGCCCTCGCCGAGCTGCACGGTGTCGGTGAGGAGCACGGTGCCCTCGCCGTCGACGTGGATGGCGCCGCCCTCGTTGACGAGCGGGGTGCTGTACGTACGGGTGCCGACCACGTCCGAGACGTGCCGGGCGATCTTCGAGTCGTGCTCCCAGCGGGCCCATTCCTGGGCGCCCCAGCCGTTGAAGGTCCAGTCGACCGCCGCGAGCTCGCCGGCGTCGTTGGTGACGAAGGTCGGGCCGATGTCGCGCATCCAGGCGTCGTCGAGCTCGCGCTCCACCAGCTGGACGTCGTCACCCACGATGGCGCGGGCGCTCTCGGCGTCGCCGGGCGAGACGACGAGCGTCACGGGCTCGTACGTACGCACCGCGCGGGCCACGGCGCCCCAGGCCTCGCGGGCCTCGGCGAGCTCCTGCTCGTTGGTGAAGGTCGGGTTGGGGCTGGGCCAGGCCATCCAGGTGCGCTCGTGGGGGGTCCACTCGGCGGGCATCCGGAAACCGTCGTTCACGGGCTGTGCAGTCATGGCAGGGGGTCCTTACAAGAAGTACAGGCGGTTCAGGGAGACCGATTCGGCGGCTTCGGAGCGCAGCGGTTCCCCGTCGAGGGAGACGAGGCCGCTGCGCGCGTCCACATCGACCGCGCCCACCCGGGAGTTGAGGAGCAGGTCCTTGGGGCCGATGCCGCGGGTCCCGCGGACGGCGACCCGGCGTCGGCGGGTCGGCATCTCGTCGCTCCCGAGGGCGGCCGCTGCGGCCGAGACGAAGGCGACGGAGATGTCGGCGGCGGTGGCCCCGTACGAGCCGAACTGCGGGCCGAGGACCAGCGGTTCGCAGGTGTCGGTGGCGGCGTTGGGGTCGCCGGTGACCCCGTACGCCGGGAAGCCGGACTTGAGGACCAGCTGCGGCTTGGCACCGAAGAACTGCGGGCGCCACAGCACGATGTCGGCGAGTTTGCCGACCTCGATGGAGCCGATCTCGTGGGCCAGGCCGTGGGCGATGGCGGGGTTGATGGTCAGCTTGGCCATGTAGCGCAGGACGCGGGCGTTGTCGTCGCCCTCGCCGTCGCCGGGCGAGTCTCCGTCCAGGGGACCGCGCTCGCCCTTCATCTTGGCGGCCATGGCGAAGGTGCGGCGGATGGTCTCGCCCGCGCGGCCCATGCCCTGGGCGTCGGAGGAGGTGATGCCGATCGCGCCGAGGTCGTGCAGGACGTCCTCGGCCCCCATGGTGCCCGCGCGGATCCGGTCGCGGGCCATGGCGGCGTCGCCCGGGAGGTCCGGCTTGAGGTCGTGGACGGAGACGATCATGCCGTAGTGCTCGGCCACCGCGTCCCGGCCGAAGGGCAGGGTGGGGTTGGTGGAGGAGCCGATGACGTTCGGCACGCCCGCCATCTTGAGCACGTTGGGGACGTGTCCGCCGCCGCAGCCCTCGATGTGGAAGGCGTGGATGGTCCGGCCGTCCAGGACGCGCAGGGTGTCCTCGACGGAGAGGCACTCGTTGAGGCCGTCGCTGTGCAGGGCGACCTGTACGTCGTACTCCTCGGCGACCCGCAGGGCGGTGTCCAGGGCGCGGGTGTGCGCGCCCATGTCCTCGTGGACCTTGAAGCCGGAGGCGCCGCCTTCGGCGAGTGCCTCGACGAGCGGGGCGGCGTCCGAGGAGGAGCCGCGGGCGAGGAAGCCGATGTTGACGGGCCAGGCGTCGAAGGCGTTGAAGGCGTGCTTCAGCGCCCACGGGGAGTTGACGCCGACGCCCCAGACCGGGCCGAACTCCTGGCCGATGATCGTGGTGACGCCCGCAGCGAGCGAGGCCTCCATGATGCGCGGGGAGAGCAGGTGGACGTGGGTGTCCACGGCTCCGGCTGTGGCGATCAGGCCTTCGCCGGAGACGATCGACGTACCCGTGCCGACGACCACGTCGACCCCGTCGAGGGTGTCCGGGTTGCCGGCCCGGCCGATGGCGTGGATGCGGCCCTCGCGGATGCCTACGGAGACCTTGCGGATGCCGAGGACGGCATCGATCACCAGGACGTTGCTGATGACGACGTCGCAGGTCTCGCGGACGGCGGCGGCCTTCAGGTGCAGGCCGTCGCGGGCGGTCTTGCCGAAGCCGGCCAGGAACTCGTCCCCGGGCTTCTGGGCGTCGGACTCCACCCGGACGGTGAGCCCGGAGTCGCCGAGCCGCACCCGGTCCCCGGCCCGGGGGCCGAAGACGGAGGCGTACTCGTGCGGGTCGATGTGGCGGCTGCCCGGCGCGCAGTGATCGCTGTGGGGGGTCTTCTTGCTCACGCCTGGTCTCCGTCCGCGTGGTCGGTGGCGACGCCGAGATAGCCGCAGGCGGCGGCCCGGCGCAGGGCCTCTTCCTTGGCTCCGGGGGCGTCGAGGGGGCCGTCGACCAGGCCCGCGAAGCCGATCGCGACGCGGTCGCCGCCGATCGGGACGAGTCCGACCTCGCCCTCGCCGTGCGGGTCGAACCGTACGGACGAGCCCGCCGGTACGCACAATCGCATCCCGTAGGCCGCGGCGCGGTCGAAGTCGAGGCGCGGGTTCGCCTCGAAGAAGTGGAAGTGGGAGGTGACGCTCACCGGCACGGCGGCGGTGTTGCGCACGCGCAGGTGCAGCACCGGCTCGGGCTGGGGGAGGCCGGGGCCGGGGACGACCGCCCCGGGGGCGTCGTCGCCGAGCGGCACCGCGCCCTGGATGGGGGACGAGACCACCGCGAGCCGGGATCCGTCGTCGAAGACGGCCTCCACGTGCACCTCGGTGACCACGTCGGACACACCCGGCAGGACGTCGCCGGGGCCCAGCACGGTGCGGGCCTCCTCGATGGCCTCCGCGAGCCGTTTGCCGTCGCGCGCGGCCTCGCAGACCGTGTCCGCGATCAGCGCGGTGGCCTCCGGGACGTTGAGCTTCAGGCCCCGGGCCCGTCGGGCCCTGGCCAGTTCCGCAGCGCTGCGGAGCAGCAGCCGGTCGCGCTCCGTAGGGGTCAGCCGCACGCCGATCCACCACCTCTTGAGTCGATGGGTTAGAGCATCACTCTAACTCTTCATTTCGTTGCAGGGAATCATTGACCTGGGAGCAGGGCTTGAGTCACATTGAGTGTCGCTCAAACAAATGCGCAACCATCCCCCGCCCTGCCAAGGGAGTCCCCCCATGCCCATCGAACAGCGCGGAGTCGACACCATCCCCGAGGAGGAGCGGACGAGCGGTCCCCGTGACCTGATCTCGATCCTGCTCGGATCCAACCTCTGCCTCGGCGTGATCGTGTTCGGCTGGCTCCCCCCGTCCTTCGGACTGGGCCTGTGGCCCTCCGTCACCGCCATCGTGACCGGCACCGTGGTCGGCATCGCCTTCACCGCGCCGCTGGCACTGGTCTCCCTGCGGACCGCCACCAACCTCTCCACCTCCAGCGGAGCCCAGTTCGGTGTCCGCGGCCGCCTCGTCGGCTCGGTCGTCGGGCTGCTGCTGTCGCTGGGCTACACCGCGCTCACCCTGTGGATCGGCGGCGACGTGATGGTCGGCGTGCTCTCGCGGCTCACCGGGCTGCCGGACACCGGCGTCTCGCGGGCCGTGATGTACGGCGTACTGGCCGTCTGTACCGTCGTCGCGGCCGTCTTCGGCTACCGGCTACTGCTCCGCATGAGCAAGATCCTGTCCATCGGCATGGTGATCCTGCTGGCCATCGGCCTCTTCGCCTACGCCCCGGACTTCACCGCCGCCGCGCCGGCGGACACCGAGTACCTGCTGGGCTCCTTCTGGCCGACCTGGCTGCTCGCGGCCGTCGCCGCCGGCCTGAGCGGCCCCGTCGCCTTCATCACCCTGCTCGGCGACTACACCCGCTACATCTCCCCGCGCAAGCACAGCTCCCGCAAGGTCTTCCGGGCCACCGGCTTCGGCCTGCTGATCGGCCTGCTGATACCGCAGCTCTTCGGCACCTACACCGCGCTCGCCGCCCGGGCCGGCGCCGAGTACGCCGGGCCGCTGGTCGAGGCCGCGCCGTTCTGGTACCTGGTCCCGCTGCTCGCCGCGGCCGCCGCCGGTTCGGTGGGCAACGCCGGGCTGATGCTCTACTCCATGGGCCTCGACCTCGACGCGATCGTCCCCAAGGCCACGCGCACCACGGCCACCGTGATCGCCGCGGCCGTCGCCACCGCCTTCGTCTTCGTCGGCTCCTTCGAGTGGGACGTGCAGGCGGCGATGACCTCCTTCGTCCTCCTGCTGACCGCGATCGGCACCCCGTGGGCCGTGATCACCCTGATCGGCCACGTGCGCTGCAAGGGGCGGTACGACGCCGACGCCCTCCAGGTCTTCAACCGCCGCTCGGTGGGCGGGGTCTACTGGTACCGCGGCGGCTGGAACGTGGCCGCCACCGCCTCCTGGGCCATCGGCGCGGGTGTCGGCCTGCTCGCCGTGACCACCCCGTTCTACGAGGGCCCGCTGCTCGCCCTGACCGGCGGCGTGGACTGCTCCTTCGTCCTGTCCGGCCTGGCCGGCGGGCTCGTCTACACGGCCCTGACCGCGCGCACCTCCCCGGCGGCCGTTCCGGCCGAGGAGCCGGAGCCGGTGGCCGCCTGAGTCCCTCCGTACGCACGCAGGCCCGCGCCCGGGAGATCCGGGGCGCGGGCCTGCGTGCGTACGGGCCCGGGCGACTAGCCCAGCGGGTGCATCCAGCCGTGGGTGTCGGCGGCGTGGCCGGTCTGGAGCTCCAGGAGCGCCTTGCGCAGCCGCATGGTGACCTGGCCGGGCTCGCCGTCGCCCTGGGTCCAGTTGGCGCGCTCGGACTTCACCGAGCCGACCGGGGTGATGACGGCGGCGGTGCCGCAGGCGAACACCTCGGTGAGGGTGCCGTTCGCGTTGTCGCGCTGCCAGTCCTCGGTGGTGATCCGGCCCTCTTCGGCGGTGTAGCCGAGGTCGCGGGCGATCGTGAGGAGGGAGTCGCGGGTGATGCCGGGAAGGAGCGAGCCGGTGAGCTCCGGGGTGACGATGCGGTCGCCGTACACGAAGTACAGGTTCATCCCGCCCATCTCCTCGATCCAGCGGTGCTCGACGGCGTCGAGCCAGACCACCTGGTCGCAGCCGTGCGAGGCCGCCTGGGCCTGCGCGACCAGCGAGGCCGCGT is a genomic window containing:
- a CDS encoding agmatine deiminase family protein, with the protein product MTAQPVNDGFRMPAEWTPHERTWMAWPSPNPTFTNEQELAEAREAWGAVARAVRTYEPVTLVVSPGDAESARAIVGDDVQLVERELDDAWMRDIGPTFVTNDAGELAAVDWTFNGWGAQEWARWEHDSKIARHVSDVVGTRTYSTPLVNEGGAIHVDGEGTVLLTDTVQLGEGRNPGWSRQQVEAEIHAHLGTTKAIWLPYGLAGDYGTYGTQGHVDIVAAFARPGVVMVHTQPDPAHPDHERCKTIAAILRASTDAQGRQLEVVEIPAPTVLEEDGEWVDYSYINHYLCNGGVVLCSFDDPRDEEAAEIFRGLFPERTVTLVDARTIFAGGGGIHCITQQQPKV
- the ureA gene encoding urease subunit gamma, producing the protein MRLTPTERDRLLLRSAAELARARRARGLKLNVPEATALIADTVCEAARDGKRLAEAIEEARTVLGPGDVLPGVSDVVTEVHVEAVFDDGSRLAVVSSPIQGAVPLGDDAPGAVVPGPGLPQPEPVLHLRVRNTAAVPVSVTSHFHFFEANPRLDFDRAAAYGMRLCVPAGSSVRFDPHGEGEVGLVPIGGDRVAIGFAGLVDGPLDAPGAKEEALRRAAACGYLGVATDHADGDQA
- a CDS encoding TetR/AcrR family transcriptional regulator, with the translated sequence MAAGAVPVRAARKNAPPREDVLVAAMATIAERGLEGLTMAGLGREVGMSSGHLLYYFRSKDELLLQTLEWSEAELGTERRALLSRRGPVSERLRAYVDLYVPTQPRDPHWTLWLEVWNRSQNAGPQERDRQAAIEGAWHRDLVALLAEGISRGEFRPVDPDRVAARIRALLDGFSIQLAVGLPSMDREAILDHVREFLTETLSPRETPRAQA
- a CDS encoding urease subunit alpha, which codes for MSKKTPHSDHCAPGSRHIDPHEYASVFGPRAGDRVRLGDSGLTVRVESDAQKPGDEFLAGFGKTARDGLHLKAAAVRETCDVVISNVLVIDAVLGIRKVSVGIREGRIHAIGRAGNPDTLDGVDVVVGTGTSIVSGEGLIATAGAVDTHVHLLSPRIMEASLAAGVTTIIGQEFGPVWGVGVNSPWALKHAFNAFDAWPVNIGFLARGSSSDAAPLVEALAEGGASGFKVHEDMGAHTRALDTALRVAEEYDVQVALHSDGLNECLSVEDTLRVLDGRTIHAFHIEGCGGGHVPNVLKMAGVPNVIGSSTNPTLPFGRDAVAEHYGMIVSVHDLKPDLPGDAAMARDRIRAGTMGAEDVLHDLGAIGITSSDAQGMGRAGETIRRTFAMAAKMKGERGPLDGDSPGDGEGDDNARVLRYMAKLTINPAIAHGLAHEIGSIEVGKLADIVLWRPQFFGAKPQLVLKSGFPAYGVTGDPNAATDTCEPLVLGPQFGSYGATAADISVAFVSAAAAALGSDEMPTRRRRVAVRGTRGIGPKDLLLNSRVGAVDVDARSGLVSLDGEPLRSEAAESVSLNRLYFL
- a CDS encoding cytosine permease, encoding MPIEQRGVDTIPEEERTSGPRDLISILLGSNLCLGVIVFGWLPPSFGLGLWPSVTAIVTGTVVGIAFTAPLALVSLRTATNLSTSSGAQFGVRGRLVGSVVGLLLSLGYTALTLWIGGDVMVGVLSRLTGLPDTGVSRAVMYGVLAVCTVVAAVFGYRLLLRMSKILSIGMVILLAIGLFAYAPDFTAAAPADTEYLLGSFWPTWLLAAVAAGLSGPVAFITLLGDYTRYISPRKHSSRKVFRATGFGLLIGLLIPQLFGTYTALAARAGAEYAGPLVEAAPFWYLVPLLAAAAAGSVGNAGLMLYSMGLDLDAIVPKATRTTATVIAAAVATAFVFVGSFEWDVQAAMTSFVLLLTAIGTPWAVITLIGHVRCKGRYDADALQVFNRRSVGGVYWYRGGWNVAATASWAIGAGVGLLAVTTPFYEGPLLALTGGVDCSFVLSGLAGGLVYTALTARTSPAAVPAEEPEPVAA